The following are encoded together in the Acidicapsa ligni genome:
- a CDS encoding DUF6982 domain-containing protein: MIVRKFTQDWAAGYAAANPADSPVLELLDSSGKLAVLDWEAVKWVCYVRDPLPGESAAGESSSGESAQPERLLRRRFTSRPRMTGRMTGLWVRLTLRDADVLEGIVANDRSLIEGVGILLTPPDTRTNTQRVFVPRSSIRELIVLSVIGAASAPHSGAGPGQDLQPTLFPTERVPERVLLE, encoded by the coding sequence GTGATAGTACGCAAGTTTACGCAGGATTGGGCCGCCGGTTATGCCGCGGCCAATCCTGCGGACAGCCCGGTTTTAGAACTTCTCGACAGCTCGGGAAAACTGGCCGTCCTTGACTGGGAGGCCGTGAAGTGGGTCTGCTACGTCCGCGATCCGCTTCCTGGCGAGTCGGCTGCAGGCGAATCCTCTTCGGGAGAATCGGCTCAACCGGAACGGCTGCTGCGCAGGCGATTCACCAGCAGGCCGCGCATGACCGGACGCATGACGGGGCTATGGGTGCGCCTCACGCTGCGAGACGCAGATGTCCTGGAGGGCATCGTCGCCAATGACCGATCACTCATCGAGGGCGTTGGGATATTGCTCACCCCGCCCGATACCCGCACCAACACTCAGCGGGTCTTTGTTCCACGAAGCTCGATTCGAGAACTGATCGTCCTCTCGGTTATTGGAGCGGCCTCTGCCCCGCACTCCGGCGCAGGCCCCGGCCAGGATTTGCAGCCGACTCTCTTTCCAACAGAACGCGTTCCGGAACGAGTTCTGTTGGAATGA
- the lpxD gene encoding UDP-3-O-(3-hydroxymyristoyl)glucosamine N-acyltransferase, protein MRLAELADRLNATLHGDGTIEVTGVRGIEEAGPTEITFVANPKYAGLVHKTKAAAVLVSPDFPEISTPTLRLANPYHAFAQALGIFYQPPAYAPGIHPTAVIDPTARIGANSHIGAYVVIGPGVQLGDNATVLPHVVLYPGVVAGDHFYAHAHAVVREGCILGDHVTLENGAIVGSDGFGFAKDNQGNWQKIPQSGPVLVGHHVDIQANACIDRATVGATEIADGAKIDNLVQIGHGSKVGKNTLVCAQAGLAGSSVVGANAILAGQTGVAGHCTLGDEVILTAQSGVSHDVPSGKMLSGSPAFENRSWLRAVAVFQRLPEIFRRIHQLEKAAQVIAGTDASSDSSAHAKEGRN, encoded by the coding sequence ATGAGACTGGCAGAACTGGCAGATCGTCTGAATGCAACCCTGCACGGTGACGGCACTATAGAGGTCACGGGCGTACGCGGCATTGAAGAGGCTGGCCCAACCGAGATCACCTTCGTTGCCAACCCAAAATACGCAGGCCTGGTTCACAAGACAAAGGCTGCGGCGGTTCTTGTATCTCCGGATTTCCCGGAAATCTCAACCCCTACGCTTCGCCTCGCCAATCCATATCATGCCTTCGCACAGGCGCTGGGCATCTTTTACCAGCCGCCTGCCTACGCGCCCGGCATACATCCCACCGCGGTCATCGACCCTACCGCCAGGATCGGGGCCAATTCTCATATCGGAGCTTATGTTGTCATCGGACCAGGCGTGCAACTGGGCGATAACGCAACCGTGCTGCCCCACGTGGTGCTCTATCCCGGCGTCGTAGCGGGAGATCACTTCTACGCCCATGCTCACGCTGTCGTGCGCGAAGGGTGTATTCTCGGCGACCATGTCACGCTCGAAAATGGAGCGATCGTCGGATCGGACGGCTTTGGATTCGCTAAAGACAACCAGGGCAACTGGCAGAAAATTCCCCAGTCGGGCCCGGTGCTGGTCGGTCACCATGTGGACATCCAGGCCAATGCCTGCATCGATCGAGCCACTGTTGGAGCGACCGAAATTGCCGATGGAGCCAAGATAGACAACCTCGTCCAGATCGGGCACGGCTCCAAGGTGGGCAAGAACACACTGGTCTGCGCGCAGGCTGGTCTTGCCGGTTCCTCTGTCGTTGGCGCCAACGCGATCCTTGCCGGGCAGACTGGCGTAGCTGGTCACTGCACTCTTGGCGACGAAGTAATCTTGACAGCGCAGTCCGGCGTATCGCACGATGTGCCATCCGGAAAAATGCTCTCGGGCTCGCCTGCATTTGAGAATCGGAGCTGGTTACGGGCTGTCGCAGTCTTTCAACGCCTGCCCGAAATCTTCCGTCGTATTCATCAGCTGGAAAAGGCTGCCCAGGTGATCGCCGGTACAGATGCATCTTCTGACAGTAGTGCTCATGCGAAAGAAGGCCGTAATTGA
- a CDS encoding tRNA nucleotidyltransferase/poly(A) polymerase family protein gives MPDYIYLLENRLSAPQQNALRTVRDLAREAQKTVFLTGGAVRDLTCGNPVRDLEVTVHGNVLELKSAVEKAGGKVWGVDEVSRTLYLCFPGNVRLDLGSARRADFPKSGKPVYEWTSIQEDLRARDFTVNAMAISLNEGSYGLLMDPTNGVADIEARHLRLVSNYGFLENPVQLIRATRLKARLAFELEERTHTRYENAKGEDVIEHLSEHERSRELEQIGHEEEPLKVLHALEAEGWMQHLFAAWTAAKADVDKLTALHDLSIELQVQGVHPDVSAAQMQLLTAKLAAKDLAQLKKQMLRPGFVEEWNHLDAQAADFAKVLLSKENATPSATYNLFTSYAAEAVLWLGFTSKQAAVKEKYENFLKVWPQARQRVPYALMLEMRITPELPGYNDLVKTIFLQLIDGGLTTNEEIRALLEPHSPPAPPPPVTIKRTRAKKGAEAKKARHSDEDDEDSDDLGDDEDEEDGLDLDGEDLDFSIGADDARIAPAADGDEDDVFARDSVGDDDLDSDGDRDADTDVDPDDEPTPPAAPRGRKGRGTSKAASRSESTADRNSASGAGLRELAEEYDLVEPDDPADLDEADPSILTEDLTTAKKVTSKGQKATPIKSSSAASKTKAAVKVVAKAPVKAPVKVVAKSAAKPAPAKPVAKVAAKPASKAPVKAAVKVVAKAVPAKKAVAVSKTGKKR, from the coding sequence ATGCCTGACTATATTTATTTGTTGGAGAACCGGCTGTCCGCCCCCCAGCAAAATGCCTTACGGACGGTACGGGATTTGGCGCGCGAAGCGCAGAAAACAGTCTTTCTCACCGGGGGCGCCGTGCGCGATCTCACTTGTGGGAATCCTGTACGCGACCTTGAAGTAACTGTGCACGGAAACGTGCTTGAACTGAAGTCCGCAGTCGAAAAAGCGGGAGGCAAAGTCTGGGGTGTCGATGAAGTTTCGCGCACTCTGTATCTGTGCTTCCCCGGCAACGTTCGTCTGGATCTGGGGAGCGCGCGTCGCGCTGATTTTCCAAAGTCGGGCAAACCTGTGTATGAGTGGACAAGCATCCAGGAAGATCTGCGCGCGCGCGACTTTACCGTAAATGCGATGGCAATTTCTCTGAATGAGGGATCTTACGGCTTGTTGATGGACCCAACCAATGGAGTCGCCGATATCGAGGCACGCCATCTGCGATTGGTCTCCAACTACGGTTTCCTTGAGAATCCGGTGCAGTTGATTCGTGCAACCCGGCTCAAGGCCCGACTGGCTTTTGAACTGGAAGAAAGAACCCACACACGCTACGAAAATGCCAAGGGTGAAGATGTCATCGAGCATCTCTCCGAGCATGAGCGCAGTCGCGAACTGGAGCAGATCGGCCATGAAGAAGAGCCGCTGAAGGTTCTGCATGCGTTGGAGGCCGAGGGCTGGATGCAGCACCTCTTCGCAGCGTGGACTGCGGCCAAGGCCGATGTGGACAAGCTGACGGCGTTGCACGATCTTTCGATCGAGCTACAGGTGCAGGGTGTGCACCCGGATGTATCTGCGGCGCAGATGCAGTTGCTGACGGCCAAGCTGGCTGCGAAGGATCTGGCCCAGCTCAAGAAGCAGATGCTGCGACCGGGCTTTGTCGAGGAGTGGAATCATCTCGACGCGCAGGCAGCAGATTTCGCCAAGGTACTGCTCTCGAAAGAGAATGCGACACCCTCTGCGACCTACAATCTTTTCACGAGCTATGCGGCGGAAGCTGTTCTATGGCTTGGGTTTACCAGCAAGCAGGCAGCCGTCAAGGAAAAGTACGAGAATTTCCTGAAGGTCTGGCCGCAGGCTCGTCAGCGCGTTCCTTACGCCTTGATGCTCGAAATGAGAATCACGCCCGAGCTACCTGGCTACAACGACCTGGTGAAGACCATCTTCCTGCAATTGATCGATGGCGGTTTGACCACCAACGAGGAGATTCGTGCGCTGCTGGAGCCGCATTCACCGCCCGCGCCGCCTCCGCCGGTCACGATCAAGCGGACTCGCGCCAAGAAGGGTGCAGAGGCCAAGAAGGCGCGTCATTCGGATGAGGATGATGAAGACTCCGACGATCTGGGCGACGACGAGGACGAGGAAGATGGTCTCGATCTCGACGGCGAGGATCTCGATTTCTCCATCGGAGCCGATGATGCGCGGATTGCTCCTGCGGCGGACGGCGATGAGGACGATGTCTTCGCTCGCGATTCGGTCGGGGATGACGATCTCGATTCCGACGGAGATCGGGATGCGGATACAGACGTCGATCCAGATGACGAGCCCACCCCTCCGGCAGCACCGAGAGGCCGCAAGGGCCGCGGAACATCCAAGGCCGCGTCCAGATCGGAATCGACTGCGGATCGCAATTCCGCGTCCGGAGCCGGATTGCGCGAGCTTGCGGAGGAGTACGACCTGGTTGAACCGGATGATCCAGCCGATTTAGACGAGGCTGATCCGTCGATTCTGACCGAGGATCTGACAACGGCAAAGAAAGTAACCTCGAAGGGACAGAAGGCGACTCCGATCAAGTCGTCTTCTGCCGCATCTAAAACAAAGGCTGCCGTGAAGGTGGTAGCGAAGGCTCCTGTGAAGGCGCCGGTTAAAGTCGTAGCGAAGTCTGCGGCGAAGCCGGCACCTGCCAAGCCTGTCGCGAAGGTTGCGGCTAAACCGGCGAGCAAGGCTCCTGTAAAAGCTGCGGTAAAGGTAGTCGCAAAGGCAGTTCCGGCGAAAAAGGCTGTCGCTGTATCCAAGACTGGCAAGAAACGGTAA